From Woronichinia naegeliana WA131, the proteins below share one genomic window:
- a CDS encoding IS630 family transposase (programmed frameshift), whose translation MVSIGKGAAYKIKHANILLNIDVNGQGWTDEEAAAAFSCHRNTVANLRERLVNEGVESALSRKPRKTPPRQPIIDGEVEAKLIALRCGEPPAGQARWTLRLLADKAVELEIVPAISHETVRPSVKKNELKPHLRQMYVIPPEKSAEFVSNMEDVLEIYHRPYDPNCPVICMDEQPIQLVKETRLPLPAKPGQPEAHDYEYERNGTANIFMFTEPLSGWRKTVVSERRTSVDWATEIKNLLDNDYADNDKVILVCDQLNTHKLASLYEAFEPSTARRLVERLEIHHTPKHGSWLNIAENELSAMTRQCLARRIPDRETLEQETTAWYTQRNHSQKSVDWQFTTAEARIRLKRLYPQIEN comes from the exons TTGGTATCCATCGGCAAAGGAGCGGCTTACAAAATTAAGCACGCCAATATTCTGTTAAACATTGATGTGAATGGACAAGGATGGACGGATGAGGAAGCTGCCGCCGCCTTTAGTTGTCACCGTAACACAGTCGCCAATCTCAGGGAGCGATTGGTCAATGAAGGTGTGGAGTCAGCATTAAGCCGCAAGCCCCGCAAAACGCCGCCTCGTCAACCGATTATTGATGGAGAGGTAGAAGCAAAACTAATCGCCTTACGTTGTGGAGAACCGCCTGCTGGTCAAGCCCGTTGGACATTGAGGTTACTAGCCGACAAGGCGGTCGAGTTAGAAATTGTGCCAGCAATTAGTCACGAAACCGTGCGTC CAAGTGTTAAAAAAAACGAACTAAAACCTCATCTGCGACAGATGTACGTGATTCCACCAGAAAAGAGTGCCGAATTTGTGTCTAACATGGAAGATGTTCTAGAAATTTATCACCGACCCTATGACCCCAATTGTCCAGTGATTTGCATGGATGAGCAACCTATACAATTGGTCAAAGAAACCCGCCTTCCTCTACCAGCCAAACCTGGACAGCCAGAGGCGCATGATTACGAATATGAACGCAATGGAACAGCCAATATCTTTATGTTTACAGAACCCTTGTCTGGGTGGCGAAAGACAGTTGTCAGTGAACGTAGAACATCGGTTGACTGGGCAACAGAAATTAAGAATTTACTCGATAACGACTATGCTGATAACGACAAAGTCATTTTAGTATGTGATCAGCTAAATACTCACAAACTTGCCTCACTATATGAAGCATTTGAGCCTTCCACGGCTCGTCGTCTAGTCGAACGGTTGGAAATTCACCATACCCCAAAACATGGCAGTTGGCTTAATATTGCTGAAAACGAGCTGTCCGCAATGACTCGGCAATGCCTAGCTCGTCGAATTCCAGATCGGGAAACTTTAGAGCAAGAAACAACGGCTTGGTACACTCAGCGCAATCATTCCCAAAAGTCGGTAGATTGGCAATTCACGACGGCTGAGGCTCGTATCCGTCTCAAGCGTCTTTATCCACAAATAGAAAATTGA
- a CDS encoding IS4 family transposase, translated as MTTAAVEEYKIMLSVGDTTFLDYRNIKEKREGYGPTGKGGNGLILHSALAIEPEKGQVLGLLWQKLWNREVKEKPPTDETAKQKKERQKEQRKAARQRPFEEKESYKWVEALNTCEKQVESSTRVIHVFDREGDVSEVFDSVRQLKHTGVLVRASHNRSLDKNSERLWQHLESEPIRFHQEIEIPSTGKRKARKVKLAVRFCSVNLRTPYRFDNRDPLNVYAVYATEIDCPEGETPLSWMLLTTEVVETIEMAVTILRWYTYRWRVEEFHKVLKSGCQSERYRLASDGMKTLLGFLSVIAVELLHVTYLHRTQPDALAIEILNPLQLQVLKAAASQKLPPILTVAWAVESVAFLGGYLEHRRKTPLGIQVLWRGWLKLHDLCQGWQLAIRT; from the coding sequence ATGACAACTGCCGCCGTAGAAGAATATAAGATAATGCTATCAGTCGGAGATACGACCTTCTTAGATTATCGCAATATCAAGGAAAAAAGGGAAGGGTATGGGCCGACTGGAAAAGGAGGGAATGGATTAATACTGCATAGTGCTTTAGCAATTGAGCCAGAAAAAGGACAAGTATTAGGTTTATTATGGCAAAAACTGTGGAATAGGGAGGTAAAAGAAAAGCCCCCAACAGATGAAACGGCGAAGCAGAAAAAAGAAAGACAGAAAGAACAAAGAAAAGCAGCTCGTCAAAGACCATTTGAGGAAAAAGAATCCTACAAATGGGTAGAGGCTCTAAACACCTGTGAGAAACAGGTAGAAAGTTCAACGAGGGTAATTCATGTATTTGACAGAGAAGGAGATGTTTCAGAAGTCTTTGACTCAGTGCGTCAACTCAAGCATACAGGAGTGCTGGTCAGAGCGTCTCATAATCGTAGTTTAGACAAAAATAGTGAACGACTTTGGCAACATTTGGAATCAGAACCGATTCGTTTTCATCAAGAAATCGAGATTCCGAGTACAGGAAAAAGAAAAGCACGGAAGGTTAAGCTTGCCGTCCGATTTTGCTCAGTTAATCTACGAACTCCCTATCGTTTTGATAATCGTGACCCGTTGAATGTCTATGCTGTTTATGCGACAGAAATCGATTGTCCCGAAGGCGAAACTCCTTTATCTTGGATGCTTCTGACTACAGAAGTTGTTGAGACTATTGAGATGGCTGTCACTATTCTTCGTTGGTACACCTACCGATGGCGGGTTGAAGAATTTCATAAAGTCCTTAAGTCTGGTTGTCAGAGTGAGCGTTATCGACTTGCCTCTGATGGAATGAAAACTCTTTTGGGTTTTTTAAGTGTCATTGCTGTTGAACTTTTACACGTTACTTATCTTCATCGTACCCAGCCCGATGCTCTCGCGATTGAAATTCTTAATCCTCTTCAACTTCAGGTGTTAAAAGCAGCCGCCTCTCAAAAACTTCCCCCTATTTTGACTGTTGCTTGGGCTGTCGAGTCTGTTGCTTTTCTTGGTGGTTATCTTGAACATCGTCGTAAAACTCCTCTCGGTATCCAAGTCCTTTGGCGCGGTTGGTTGAAGTTGCATGACCTTTGCCAAGGCTGGCAGCTTGCAATCCGCACTTAA
- a CDS encoding transposase yields MLEWWTKNFASCELGDERLNNRAFSIGKKLSEGFGKALSEVFKGGNELKRAYEFLGIRKQTLSR; encoded by the coding sequence ATGTTGGAATGGTGGACAAAAAACTTTGCCAGTTGTGAATTGGGAGACGAGAGGCTAAACAATCGTGCCTTCTCGATTGGGAAAAAGTTAAGTGAGGGGTTTGGAAAAGCCTTATCAGAAGTGTTTAAGGGAGGAAACGAGTTAAAGAGGGCCTATGAATTTTTGGGAATCCGAAAACAGACTTTGTCAAGATAA
- a CDS encoding MBL fold metallo-hydrolase: MCLLVRLGPYRILLDCGLPDITDLQTDGTSPADVVVCSHAHGDHVRGLYALHQTFPTLPIYASEVTTQLLPLHWPNRNVSSDFCQPLPWRSSLPLFENLSLELIPAGHLPGASLILLTYQLPNRTYKVLYTGDFSLSNLQLVEGLSLENLRGLAPDVLIVESSYGTRRHPHRRQQEKRLMEQINEALQRGRNVLLPVPPLGLGQEILKLLRSHHQFTGQDLDIWVGGSLQQACDRYLELLPQFPLAVQNFAKHQPLFWDERVCPRLRPLTFKQEQTATDKPYIVLTDQWETFWQSEDWQRGVWTVLLPEFPTEESLPDFNNLAAQPSPRVAIETYLLAEHSDGRNTTQFIHNVRPQHIVFVHGSAPDIGDLTALEELQNRYQLHSPSAGVLVDLPIGDRFLQPPSPTPTVYEGEVNELDSSSGELAPSITITLSDRLTEDPRWQTFANTGLVEGRWQGEELVLRGISQRELLKQHQESKPQEDLDCCSNCRYYRHQRCWNTVSPLAGFRVTPEGYCPVYESWESV; this comes from the coding sequence GTGTGTCTATTAGTGCGCCTAGGCCCCTATCGCATTTTGTTGGATTGTGGACTTCCAGATATTACAGATTTACAAACTGATGGTACATCGCCAGCCGACGTAGTAGTTTGTAGTCATGCTCATGGCGATCATGTGAGGGGACTGTACGCGCTTCATCAAACTTTTCCCACTTTGCCCATCTATGCCAGTGAAGTGACGACCCAGTTGTTGCCGCTCCATTGGCCTAATCGCAATGTTAGTTCCGATTTTTGTCAGCCCCTACCCTGGCGCAGTTCCCTACCGCTCTTTGAAAATCTTTCTCTAGAGTTAATTCCGGCGGGTCATCTGCCTGGGGCCAGCCTGATTCTTTTAACCTATCAATTACCGAATCGTACCTATAAGGTGCTTTATACGGGAGATTTTTCCCTTTCTAATCTCCAACTGGTAGAAGGGCTTTCCCTAGAGAATTTGCGAGGCTTGGCTCCTGATGTTTTGATTGTGGAAAGTAGCTACGGAACTCGCCGTCATCCCCATCGACGACAACAGGAAAAACGGTTGATGGAACAAATTAATGAGGCCTTACAACGGGGACGGAATGTTTTGTTGCCAGTTCCGCCGTTGGGTTTGGGTCAAGAGATTTTGAAGTTACTCCGATCGCACCATCAATTTACCGGACAGGATCTCGATATTTGGGTCGGTGGTAGTTTGCAACAAGCTTGCGATCGCTATCTGGAGCTTTTACCGCAATTTCCCCTGGCCGTTCAGAATTTTGCTAAACATCAACCTCTCTTTTGGGATGAACGAGTTTGTCCCCGCTTGCGACCCTTAACCTTCAAACAGGAGCAGACCGCAACCGATAAGCCCTATATTGTCCTCACCGATCAGTGGGAGACTTTTTGGCAAAGTGAGGATTGGCAAAGGGGAGTCTGGACAGTTCTATTACCTGAATTTCCCACCGAAGAAAGTCTGCCGGATTTTAATAACCTGGCGGCTCAACCCAGCCCAAGGGTGGCAATCGAAACCTATTTGTTAGCGGAACACAGCGACGGACGCAATACAACACAATTCATTCACAATGTCCGCCCCCAACACATTGTTTTTGTGCATGGTTCTGCCCCCGATATTGGTGATCTGACGGCCTTAGAAGAACTGCAAAATCGGTATCAACTCCATTCTCCCTCGGCCGGTGTTCTGGTCGATTTACCTATCGGCGATCGCTTTTTACAACCGCCTTCTCCCACTCCCACCGTTTATGAAGGTGAAGTGAATGAGTTAGATTCCAGCAGTGGTGAATTGGCCCCTAGTATTACGATTACCCTCAGCGATCGCCTCACCGAAGATCCGCGTTGGCAGACCTTTGCGAATACCGGCTTAGTTGAAGGACGTTGGCAGGGAGAAGAATTAGTCTTGCGGGGCATCAGTCAACGGGAACTCTTAAAACAACACCAAGAGTCCAAACCTCAGGAAGATTTAGATTGTTGTAGTAATTGTCGCTACTATCGCCATCAACGTTGTTGGAATACCGTTTCTCCCTTGGCCGGTTTTCGTGTCACCCCGGAAGGATATTGCCCTGTTTACGAATCCTGGGAATCGGTTTAA
- a CDS encoding helix-turn-helix domain-containing protein, translating to MPNPPYRSTLEQLMQQAGIADLETLQQASGLSAWQLSRIQYGLLPKMSVETLVQLAKALNLPLAVVLNHLSREPLVPTLPDRQAEIERLTADYERLEMQLLEQRENVKEELQQEVLRILEPWLLQWPTAAAAAQKNPQWPAVKLLPLVRPLANLLKQWQVEAIAVVGETVLFDPQWHQLMESELPSEPGTPMIVRYVGYRQGKKLLYRAKVSPIAVTTISTVEPVTTASSSSPTP from the coding sequence ATGCCCAATCCTCCCTACCGTTCGACCTTAGAGCAATTGATGCAGCAGGCTGGTATTGCCGACCTGGAAACCTTGCAGCAAGCTTCTGGATTGTCGGCTTGGCAGTTGAGCCGTATTCAATATGGGCTATTGCCTAAAATGTCGGTCGAGACCCTAGTGCAGTTAGCGAAGGCTCTTAATTTACCGCTTGCCGTTGTTTTAAATCATCTTTCCAGAGAACCCTTAGTCCCCACGCTTCCCGATCGCCAGGCAGAAATTGAACGTCTGACGGCGGACTATGAACGGTTAGAAATGCAACTTCTGGAGCAAAGAGAAAATGTCAAGGAAGAGTTGCAACAGGAAGTCCTGAGAATCCTAGAACCCTGGTTATTACAATGGCCCACTGCGGCTGCGGCTGCCCAGAAAAACCCCCAATGGCCCGCCGTTAAGTTACTCCCTCTAGTGCGACCCTTGGCAAATTTGTTGAAACAGTGGCAGGTAGAAGCGATCGCAGTTGTTGGGGAAACCGTTCTTTTCGATCCTCAATGGCATCAATTAATGGAAAGTGAATTGCCGAGTGAGCCAGGCACCCCGATGATTGTCCGTTACGTGGGTTATCGTCAGGGCAAAAAACTCCTCTATCGCGCTAAAGTAAGTCCCATTGCGGTTACAACTATTTCGACCGTTGAGCCAGTCACCACTGCTTCTTCGTCATCCCCAACCCCATGA
- a CDS encoding DUF4336 domain-containing protein — translation MKQWTREKPSKQTQPKSPERYYPWWYLVPLYPYSQKPTLRFEVVPDWIWCFEQYQGIFYVVVPIRMTVIRLEAGGLLVYAPIALTSECLGLVRELEAQYGAVQYIILPTVSGLEHKAVVGPFARQFPQAKVYVAPGQWSFPLNLPLSWLGFPAQRTHFLPVDSSTTPFYAEFDYRILGPIDLNLGQFGEVALFHRRSQTVLVTDTLISIPQEPPPILEIDPYPLLFHAKDQARAPILDSPENRRKGWQRICLFALYFQASTLEVAKFSQAVQEAQQAWDRSAKAFWGIFPFQWLSSWPQSFQQLRGNGRLLVAPILQELILNRQPQQTLDWADQITKWHFNRLIPCHFDAPLAVTPPQFRQAFAFLDKQLSRDQAALIPENHPLPLEDLATLKSIDQFLYRYRITPSPYRDP, via the coding sequence ATGAAGCAGTGGACTAGAGAGAAGCCGAGCAAGCAAACGCAGCCAAAATCGCCGGAGCGGTACTATCCTTGGTGGTATTTGGTTCCCCTTTATCCCTATAGCCAAAAACCAACGCTCCGATTTGAGGTGGTTCCTGACTGGATTTGGTGTTTTGAACAATACCAAGGCATTTTTTATGTCGTCGTTCCCATTCGGATGACGGTGATTCGTCTGGAAGCAGGAGGATTATTGGTCTATGCACCGATCGCCCTAACGTCAGAATGCTTAGGTTTAGTGCGAGAATTAGAAGCCCAATACGGTGCTGTTCAATATATTATTCTGCCCACAGTATCAGGATTAGAACATAAGGCCGTTGTTGGCCCCTTTGCTCGCCAGTTTCCCCAGGCAAAAGTTTATGTCGCTCCTGGCCAGTGGAGTTTCCCCCTCAATTTGCCGCTATCCTGGCTAGGATTTCCCGCCCAACGCACTCATTTTTTACCGGTTGATAGCAGTACCACTCCTTTTTATGCAGAGTTTGACTATCGCATACTTGGCCCTATCGATCTGAATCTGGGACAATTTGGCGAGGTGGCTCTCTTTCATCGGCGATCGCAGACGGTATTAGTGACGGATACTCTGATCTCAATTCCCCAGGAACCACCGCCTATTTTAGAGATTGATCCCTATCCTCTGCTTTTTCATGCCAAGGATCAGGCCAGGGCACCCATCTTGGATAGTCCTGAAAATCGTCGCAAGGGTTGGCAACGGATTTGTCTGTTTGCTTTGTATTTTCAAGCCAGTACCCTGGAAGTGGCTAAATTTTCCCAAGCAGTTCAGGAGGCTCAACAGGCCTGGGATCGCTCGGCGAAGGCCTTTTGGGGGATCTTTCCTTTTCAATGGTTAAGCAGTTGGCCCCAGTCGTTTCAGCAGTTACGGGGAAATGGCCGTTTGTTGGTCGCTCCCATTTTGCAAGAATTAATTCTCAACCGCCAACCCCAGCAAACTTTAGACTGGGCAGACCAAATTACTAAATGGCATTTTAATCGCTTGATTCCCTGTCACTTTGACGCACCTTTGGCCGTGACTCCGCCACAATTTCGTCAAGCCTTTGCCTTTTTAGATAAACAATTGTCCCGCGACCAAGCAGCCCTCATTCCCGAAAATCATCCCTTACCCCTAGAGGATTTAGCCACTTTAAAATCGATTGATCAGTTTCTCTACCGTTATCGGATTACGCCTTCTCCCTATCGTGATCCCTAA
- the dnaK gene encoding molecular chaperone DnaK, translating into MGKVIGIDLGTTNSCVAVLEGGKPIVVPNSEGGRTTPSIVGFGKGSQRLVGQLAKRQSVTNAENTVYSIKRFIGRRWDETLEERSRVPYNCVKGREDTVNVDIRGQQYTPQEISSMILQKLKIDAEAFLGESVTEAVITVPAYFTDSQRQATKDAGTITGLEVLRIINEPTAAALAYGLDKQTQEELILVFDLGGGTFDVSLLQLGKGVFEVVSTSGNNHLGGDDFDNKIVRWMVENFKNREKIDLSTDKMAIQRLREAAEKAKIELSSLLNTSINLPFITADESGPKHLETELSRSQFEELSKDLLQETLTPLTQALSDGELKPGDIQRVILVGGSTRIPAVQSMIQKLFPNSQLDRSINPDEAVALGAAIQAGVLGGEVDDVLLLDVTPLSLGIETLGEVFTKIIERNTTIPTSKSEVFSTAADGQTSVEIHVLQGERAMANDNKSLGKFLLAGIPPAPRGLPQIEVSFEIDVNGILKVLAQDQGTGREQSILISHTGGLKSNEIERMRQEAERYAEEDRRRMRMMELRNQSDSLFYTYDTTLKENSQFIREELKQESRRKKEQLAVALRTPTVTVEKLQVLVEDFRQIILLIGTDVYQQANVGSVHPFETFGNNLIEAIDTQLESQTKRMPRPSSRPTEAMPSYAETSPIYQFPDDEGFDFDADETISSDYEAVD; encoded by the coding sequence ATGGGAAAAGTCATTGGGATTGACCTTGGGACAACCAATAGCTGTGTTGCCGTTCTAGAAGGCGGTAAACCGATCGTGGTTCCCAACTCCGAAGGGGGAAGAACCACGCCTAGTATTGTCGGTTTTGGGAAGGGGAGTCAGCGACTGGTTGGCCAATTAGCCAAACGGCAATCCGTAACCAATGCCGAAAATACGGTTTACAGCATTAAACGTTTTATTGGTCGCCGTTGGGATGAAACCCTAGAAGAGCGTTCTCGTGTTCCCTACAATTGCGTGAAGGGTCGGGAAGATACCGTCAATGTGGATATCCGTGGACAGCAATATACGCCTCAAGAAATCTCCTCCATGATTCTGCAAAAGCTCAAAATTGATGCAGAAGCCTTTTTAGGAGAATCTGTCACCGAAGCCGTCATTACAGTTCCGGCCTATTTTACCGATTCCCAACGTCAGGCCACCAAAGATGCTGGCACCATTACTGGGCTAGAAGTCCTACGCATTATCAATGAACCGACGGCAGCTGCCCTCGCCTATGGTTTGGATAAACAAACCCAAGAAGAACTGATTCTTGTTTTTGATTTGGGTGGCGGCACCTTTGATGTATCGCTCCTCCAACTGGGTAAGGGCGTGTTTGAAGTGGTTTCAACCTCTGGCAATAATCATCTAGGGGGAGATGACTTTGACAATAAGATTGTCCGCTGGATGGTAGAAAACTTTAAAAATCGAGAAAAAATCGATCTTAGTACGGATAAAATGGCCATTCAACGCCTGCGAGAAGCAGCCGAAAAAGCCAAAATTGAGCTTTCCAGTCTCCTCAATACATCTATTAATCTACCTTTTATTACGGCGGATGAAAGTGGGCCAAAACATCTGGAAACCGAACTGAGCCGATCGCAATTTGAAGAATTAAGCAAAGACCTTTTACAGGAAACCCTAACCCCTCTCACCCAAGCTCTCAGTGATGGAGAATTAAAGCCTGGGGATATTCAGCGTGTCATCTTAGTGGGAGGGTCAACGCGAATTCCGGCCGTCCAGAGCATGATCCAAAAACTGTTTCCCAACAGTCAGTTAGATCGCTCCATTAATCCTGACGAAGCAGTTGCCCTGGGAGCAGCTATCCAAGCGGGGGTATTAGGAGGAGAAGTGGATGATGTGTTGTTATTAGATGTCACCCCTCTTTCTTTGGGCATTGAAACTCTGGGAGAAGTTTTTACCAAAATTATTGAGCGCAATACCACTATTCCGACCAGCAAATCCGAAGTCTTTTCTACGGCTGCGGATGGTCAAACCTCCGTTGAAATCCATGTGCTTCAGGGCGAACGGGCCATGGCCAACGATAACAAAAGTCTAGGCAAGTTTCTCTTAGCTGGCATTCCCCCTGCTCCGAGAGGTCTTCCCCAAATTGAAGTCAGTTTTGAAATTGATGTCAATGGCATTCTTAAGGTATTAGCTCAAGATCAGGGCACAGGAAGAGAGCAAAGTATTTTAATTAGTCACACGGGTGGGCTAAAAAGTAATGAAATTGAACGGATGCGTCAGGAAGCGGAACGGTATGCCGAAGAAGATCGCCGTCGTATGCGCATGATGGAACTGCGGAATCAGTCTGATAGTTTGTTCTATACCTACGATACAACCCTTAAGGAAAATAGCCAGTTTATCCGCGAAGAACTCAAACAGGAAAGTCGCCGTAAGAAAGAACAATTGGCTGTGGCTTTGCGAACTCCAACAGTAACGGTAGAGAAACTTCAGGTCTTGGTTGAAGATTTCCGTCAGATTATTCTTTTGATTGGGACGGACGTTTATCAGCAAGCCAATGTGGGCAGTGTTCATCCCTTTGAAACCTTTGGCAACAATTTAATAGAAGCCATTGATACTCAATTAGAAAGTCAAACAAAGCGAATGCCTCGCCCCTCTTCTCGTCCGACGGAAGCGATGCCTAGTTATGCGGAGACATCCCCTATTTATCAGTTCCCTGATGATGAAGGTTTTGACTTCGATGCGGATGAAACCATTTCTAGCGATTATGAAGCAGTGGACTAG
- the grpE gene encoding nucleotide exchange factor GrpE codes for MESVSTGISETPDLSSTLETPEGATASPEEILNLNPDSPAETADTTSPEPDEDTVHPETAIAVLQQELANHRQELAQQAEQLDAFKKRYLSLAAEFDNFRKRTQREREELEQQIKGKTITELLSVVDNFERARTQLKPTNDGEMEIHKSYQSVYKSFVDGLKRLGVAPMRPEGQLFDPNYHEAMLREQTGEYPEGTVIEELVRGYQLGEIVLRHAMVKVATPKESVIPSEGEATEPSESTDTPI; via the coding sequence ATGGAATCTGTCTCTACTGGAATAAGTGAAACCCCCGATCTTTCCTCAACCCTAGAAACTCCTGAAGGTGCAACGGCCAGCCCAGAGGAAATATTGAATCTCAATCCTGACAGTCCGGCAGAAACGGCCGACACGACTTCTCCAGAGCCGGACGAGGATACTGTTCACCCAGAAACTGCGATCGCTGTTTTACAACAGGAATTGGCCAATCATCGCCAGGAATTAGCCCAGCAAGCAGAACAATTAGATGCCTTTAAAAAACGGTATCTGAGCCTGGCAGCCGAATTTGACAACTTTCGCAAACGAACTCAACGAGAAAGAGAAGAACTCGAACAACAGATCAAAGGTAAAACGATTACAGAACTGTTATCCGTCGTCGATAATTTCGAGCGAGCCAGAACCCAACTCAAACCCACTAACGATGGCGAAATGGAAATCCATAAAAGCTATCAAAGTGTCTATAAAAGCTTTGTCGATGGCTTAAAACGCTTAGGTGTTGCTCCCATGCGGCCAGAGGGACAGCTCTTTGATCCCAATTATCACGAAGCCATGCTCAGGGAACAAACTGGCGAATATCCAGAAGGAACCGTTATTGAAGAATTAGTACGAGGCTATCAGCTTGGAGAAATCGTTCTGCGCCACGCAATGGTGAAAGTTGCAACTCCCAAAGAATCCGTGATACCCTCAGAAGGAGAGGCGACAGAGCCATCAGAATCTACAGACACGCCAATCTAG
- a CDS encoding IS1 family transposase — protein MSILKKSSMKILNDVGLCQEKEDALFKKNCPHCYSENVKIHSHYQTKGNGERKMFICQECSSCFAETYGSVIAGVETPLSEIVKVLKARMEGIGLNAAARAFGYAKTTILNWEKKLSGLQETLFLYALVNEFVKLVIEGDELYTKVGKNKEASASEGWTIVLMDRASRFIWHLKCGRKEQKLFLEAMMTVAELFERSAESLQLFTDGEKRYSQLLFNICHEVLRTGKRGRPTKVLPKGLVVRLKNKSSKRRDSEGKLKKVETPKPEHPETTEKPEEKDVHANHVEAFNSAIRRYLAAFRRRTNTYAKSVVGLQRVLDIFWMVHNFVRSHFTTREVPAVALGIIEKGLTWEDLLQIRLIS, from the coding sequence ATGTCAATATTAAAGAAAAGCTCTATGAAAATCCTGAATGATGTTGGCTTGTGCCAAGAGAAAGAGGATGCCTTATTCAAGAAAAACTGTCCTCATTGCTATAGTGAAAACGTAAAAATACATTCTCATTATCAAACGAAAGGTAACGGGGAACGTAAAATGTTCATTTGTCAAGAATGTAGTTCTTGTTTTGCTGAGACTTATGGTAGCGTAATCGCTGGCGTAGAAACCCCATTAAGTGAAATTGTAAAAGTATTAAAAGCCAGAATGGAAGGAATAGGATTAAATGCAGCAGCCCGAGCATTCGGCTACGCGAAAACAACAATATTGAATTGGGAAAAGAAATTATCAGGATTACAAGAGACATTATTTTTATACGCCTTAGTGAATGAATTTGTTAAATTAGTAATAGAAGGGGATGAACTATACACAAAAGTTGGAAAAAATAAAGAAGCAAGTGCCTCTGAGGGGTGGACAATCGTGCTCATGGACAGGGCTAGCCGCTTTATTTGGCATTTAAAATGTGGTCGAAAAGAGCAGAAATTATTTCTAGAAGCAATGATGACGGTAGCGGAATTATTTGAAAGGAGTGCAGAATCTCTCCAGTTATTTACAGATGGAGAAAAGCGATATAGTCAACTGCTATTTAATATTTGTCACGAAGTATTAAGGACTGGAAAGCGAGGTCGTCCCACCAAAGTATTACCGAAGGGTCTTGTAGTAAGACTAAAAAATAAGAGTAGTAAACGTCGAGATTCTGAGGGTAAACTAAAGAAAGTAGAAACTCCGAAACCAGAACATCCAGAGACAACAGAAAAACCAGAAGAAAAGGACGTCCATGCCAACCACGTTGAGGCATTTAATAGTGCTATCCGACGCTATTTAGCCGCCTTTCGTCGTCGTACAAATACTTATGCTAAATCTGTTGTGGGATTACAGCGAGTCCTAGATATTTTCTGGATGGTTCATAACTTTGTTCGCAGCCATTTTACGACTAGAGAAGTTCCTGCTGTAGCTCTCGGTATAATTGAAAAGGGGTTAACTTGGGAGGACTTACTCCAAATTCGCCTGATTTCTTGA